From Mycobacterium lacus, one genomic window encodes:
- a CDS encoding DUF4247 domain-containing protein has product MSRNRLLLAAGALAVAATACLIFGLVLLHKDIGSYIESHYREYSRDADGTRYACTGSPKQVADTLAGYAAPAARAASGDDQYLRYSGNIVIVGPDGSHPCSIRIEDLGARYSHGGFIFLGPGFTPGSPAGGGGGSPGGPGGTK; this is encoded by the coding sequence ATGAGCCGCAACCGCCTGCTCCTGGCTGCCGGCGCGCTGGCCGTCGCGGCCACGGCGTGCTTGATCTTCGGATTGGTGTTGCTGCACAAGGACATTGGCTCGTATATCGAGTCCCACTATCGCGAGTACTCCCGCGACGCGGACGGAACGCGCTACGCCTGCACCGGATCACCCAAGCAGGTGGCCGACACGCTCGCCGGCTATGCGGCCCCCGCGGCGCGCGCGGCCAGCGGCGACGACCAATACCTGCGCTACAGCGGCAACATCGTGATCGTCGGCCCGGACGGCAGCCATCCCTGCAGCATCCGAATCGAAGACCTGGGCGCCCGCTACAGCCACGGCGGATTCATCTTCCTCGGCCCCGGCTTTACCCCCGGATCCCCGGCGGGCGGCGGCGGGGGGAGCCCGGGCGGCCCGGGTGGGACCAAGTAG
- a CDS encoding DUF4178 domain-containing protein has translation MGTLLVVIAAALFIASVVVLFVALRRPKPPKPGVARQDPLSFDAMPQFGPRSLGPGAIVSYGGTDYVVRGSVTYREGPFVWWEHLLEGGDRPLWFSVEEDDGRLELAMWVKRTDLALEPDGQHVVDGVTFRVSERGHAGYTTEGTTGLPAGGEMDYADYASADGSALLSFERWAPDMPWETSTGKSVATGELIVYPAPPAPA, from the coding sequence GTGGGAACACTGCTGGTCGTCATCGCGGCGGCGCTGTTCATCGCGTCCGTCGTCGTTCTTTTCGTGGCGCTGCGGCGGCCCAAGCCGCCAAAGCCCGGCGTGGCGCGCCAGGATCCGCTGTCGTTCGACGCGATGCCGCAGTTCGGGCCGCGCTCGCTGGGACCCGGCGCGATCGTCAGCTACGGCGGCACCGACTACGTGGTCCGCGGGTCGGTCACCTACCGCGAGGGCCCGTTCGTCTGGTGGGAGCATCTGCTGGAGGGCGGCGACCGGCCGCTCTGGTTCAGCGTCGAGGAGGACGACGGGCGCCTGGAGCTGGCGATGTGGGTGAAGCGCACGGATCTTGCGCTGGAACCCGACGGCCAGCACGTGGTCGACGGGGTCACGTTTCGGGTGTCCGAGCGCGGCCACGCCGGGTACACCACCGAAGGCACCACGGGCCTGCCGGCGGGCGGCGAGATGGATTATGCCGACTACGCCAGCGCCGACGGGTCCGCGCTGCTGTCCTTCGAGCGCTGGGCGCCGGACATGCCGTGGGAGACATCGACGGGCAAGTCCGTGGCCACCGGCGAGCTCATCGTCTATCCCGCGCCCCCTGCCCCGGCGTAG
- a CDS encoding PE family protein codes for MTFVIATPEMLTTAAQNVANIGTSLSAANAAAAASTTGVLAAGADEVSVAVTSLFSAYATQYQSLSAQAAQLHQSFVQTLTAAGGAYASAEAANASPLQTLEQDLLGAINAPAQALFGRPFIGNGANGTAANPNGGAGGILFGNGGNGFSQTTAGVAGGAGGSAGLIGNGGKGGTGGAGAAGGAGGNGGWLVGHGGAGGAGGATNVGGQTGGAGGAGGNAELFGRGGNGGDGGNASTGAGGAGGAGGASGLLFGVGGDGGTGGFGELAGGHGGPGGIGRGLFLGLGGDGGDGGSSNTSGGAGGAGGAAGGLFVSLGGDGGNGGGGIDAGSSGGDAGAGGDGGTVFGYAQGGLGGVGGFAASTGGAGGQGGTGAAIIGAGIGGTGNLGGYADANGGAGGNGGAGGQGAAIIGLGVGGLGSFGGNANGAAGQGGLGGQGGQGAALIGVGTGGAGGDGGTAAGGIGGNGGDGGDGGGLLAIGAGGDGGNAGGGTLAANGGNGGNAGLIANGSFVPSLVGFGGNGGDGINGGNGGTGGTGGIYIGPNGTNGSP; via the coding sequence ATGACGTTTGTGATCGCAACCCCGGAGATGCTGACGACGGCCGCCCAAAACGTCGCGAACATCGGCACCTCGCTGAGTGCGGCCAACGCGGCCGCAGCAGCGTCTACCACGGGGGTGCTGGCGGCCGGCGCTGACGAGGTGTCGGTGGCTGTTACGTCGCTGTTCAGTGCTTACGCCACGCAGTATCAGTCGCTGAGCGCTCAGGCCGCGCAGCTGCATCAGAGTTTTGTGCAAACGTTGACCGCCGCCGGCGGGGCGTATGCGAGCGCGGAGGCGGCCAATGCCTCGCCGTTGCAGACGTTGGAGCAGGATCTGCTGGGTGCGATCAACGCGCCCGCCCAGGCGCTGTTCGGGCGACCGTTTATCGGCAACGGCGCGAATGGGACGGCGGCGAATCCCAACGGCGGTGCCGGTGGGATCTTGTTCGGCAACGGCGGAAACGGTTTCTCCCAAACGACCGCCGGGGTGGCCGGTGGTGCGGGTGGCTCTGCGGGCCTGATCGGCAACGGCGGCAAAGGCGGGACCGGCGGGGCTGGTGCGGCCGGCGGTGCCGGCGGCAACGGCGGTTGGCTGGTAGGCCACGGCGGTGCGGGTGGCGCTGGGGGTGCGACGAACGTCGGTGGCCAGACAGGTGGTGCGGGTGGGGCCGGCGGCAACGCCGAATTGTTCGGCCGCGGCGGCAACGGTGGCGATGGTGGTAACGCGTCCACTGGAGCTGGCGGGGCCGGCGGAGCCGGCGGCGCCAGCGGTTTGCTGTTCGGCGTGGGCGGCGACGGCGGCACTGGCGGATTTGGCGAGCTCGCCGGCGGTCACGGCGGCCCCGGCGGCATCGGACGCGGTCTATTCCTCGGCCTAGGCGGTGACGGCGGTGACGGTGGATCGAGCAACACCAGCGGCGGTGCCGGCGGTGCCGGCGGCGCCGCAGGGGGGCTATTCGTCAGCCTGGGCGGTGACGGCGGCAACGGTGGTGGCGGTATCGATGCCGGGTCCAGCGGTGGTGACGCTGGCGCCGGTGGTGATGGCGGCACCGTGTTCGGCTACGCCCAGGGTGGTTTGGGCGGCGTCGGCGGCTTCGCCGCTAGCACCGGCGGCGCGGGCGGCCAGGGCGGTACGGGCGCTGCGATCATAGGCGCGGGCATTGGCGGTACCGGCAACCTGGGTGGGTACGCAGACGCCAACGGCGGCGCGGGCGGCAACGGCGGCGCGGGCGGCCAGGGTGCCGCGATTATCGGCTTGGGCGTCGGCGGTCTGGGCAGCTTCGGTGGCAACGCCAACGGCGCGGCCGGCCAGGGCGGCCTGGGTGGCCAGGGCGGCCAGGGCGCCGCCCTGATAGGTGTGGGCACCGGCGGCGCTGGCGGTGACGGCGGCACGGCTGCCGGTGGAATTGGCGGCAACGGCGGTGACGGCGGCGACGGTGGCGGTCTCCTCGCCATCGGCGCCGGCGGGGACGGCGGCAACGCCGGCGGCGGCACTCTGGCTGCCAACGGCGGCAACGGCGGCAACGCCGGCTTGATTGCCAACGGCTCCTTCGTCCCGTCGCTTGTCGGCTTCGGCGGCAACGGCGGCGACGGCATCAACGGTGGGAACGGCGGTACTGGCGGCACCGGTGGCATCTACATTGGCCCCAACGGGACCAACGGATCGCCCTAG
- a CDS encoding type II toxin-antitoxin system VapC family toxin codes for MIAPDTSVLVAGFATWHDGHESAVRALNRGVHLIAHAALETYSVLTRLPPPHRVEPVAVHTYLADLTSSDYLTLDARSHRGLIDHLAGHGVTGGATYDALVGLTAKAAGATLLTRDVRAITTYERLRLDFALLT; via the coding sequence GTGATCGCACCGGATACCAGCGTCCTCGTAGCCGGATTCGCGACGTGGCACGACGGGCACGAGTCGGCGGTGCGCGCGCTCAACCGTGGCGTTCATCTGATCGCGCACGCGGCGCTGGAAACCTATTCTGTCTTGACGCGTCTGCCACCGCCGCATCGCGTTGAGCCAGTCGCCGTTCACACCTACTTGGCGGATCTCACTTCCAGCGACTACCTCACGCTCGACGCGCGCTCGCATCGTGGCCTAATCGACCACCTCGCCGGGCACGGCGTTACCGGTGGCGCCACCTACGACGCGCTGGTCGGGCTAACGGCAAAGGCGGCTGGGGCAACGCTCTTGACTCGAGACGTGCGAGCGATCACCACATACGAGCGGCTGCGACTGGATTTCGCGTTGCTGACCTGA
- a CDS encoding AbrB/MazE/SpoVT family DNA-binding domain-containing protein, which produces MRTTIDSAGRLVIPKRIRDRLGLHGNEQVEVTERDGRIEIEPAPTGVELVREGSVLVARPQRPLPPLTDDIVRETLDRVRR; this is translated from the coding sequence ATGCGAACGACCATCGACAGCGCGGGGCGCCTCGTGATCCCCAAGCGGATTCGCGACCGCCTTGGGCTGCACGGAAACGAGCAGGTCGAGGTCACCGAACGCGATGGGCGCATCGAGATCGAGCCGGCGCCGACCGGTGTCGAGCTCGTCCGGGAAGGTTCGGTCCTCGTCGCACGGCCGCAACGTCCCCTGCCTCCGCTGACCGACGACATCGTTCGCGAAACGCTCGATCGCGTCCGGCGGTGA
- the ruvC gene encoding crossover junction endodeoxyribonuclease RuvC → MRVMGVDPGLTRCGLALVASGRGRRITALDVDVVRTPSDAPVSQRLLAISDAVDHWLDTHHPDVLAIERVFSQLNVTTVMGTAQAGGVVALAAAKRGVDVHFHTPSEVKAAVTGNGAADKAQVTTMVTKILALQAKPTPPDAADALALAICHCWRAPMIARMAEAEAHAARQRRAYAEKLRAAR, encoded by the coding sequence GTGCGGGTGATGGGTGTCGATCCAGGATTGACGCGGTGTGGGCTGGCGCTTGTCGCGAGCGGGCGCGGACGGCGGATCACCGCGCTGGATGTCGACGTGGTGCGCACCCCGTCGGATGCGCCGGTGTCGCAGCGACTGCTGGCGATCAGCGACGCCGTCGACCACTGGCTGGACACGCATCACCCGGACGTGCTGGCCATCGAGCGGGTGTTCTCACAGCTGAACGTGACGACCGTGATGGGCACCGCGCAAGCCGGCGGCGTGGTCGCCCTGGCGGCGGCGAAGCGCGGCGTCGACGTGCACTTCCATACCCCCAGCGAGGTCAAGGCCGCGGTCACCGGCAACGGCGCCGCCGACAAGGCCCAGGTCACCACGATGGTCACCAAAATCCTTGCGCTGCAGGCCAAACCGACACCGCCCGACGCGGCCGACGCGCTGGCACTGGCGATCTGCCACTGTTGGCGGGCGCCGATGATCGCCCGGATGGCCGAGGCCGAAGCGCACGCCGCGCGGCAGCGTCGCGCCTATGCGGAAAAGCTGAGGGCGGCGCGATGA
- the car gene encoding carboxylic acid reductase: MSTITREERLARRIEDLYANDPQFAAAKPDPAVAEAVEQPGTRLRQIIHTVMEGYADRPALGQRAVQLVTDPGTGRTTLAPLPGFDTITYRELADRVRELATALSEGVRPGDRVCVLGFTGVDYTTVDLALVELGAVSVPLQTSAAAAQLRPIVAETEPTLIAASIGNLADAVELVLAGHPPARLVVFDYHPEVDEQREAVESARARLADSPVIVEALADVIERGRAMPAEPAVAADPAANALSLLIYTSGSTGAPKGAMYPESKVINFWRKSSAWFDGGDEPSITLNFMPMSHIMGRQVLYGTLGNGGTAYFAAKSDLSTLFEDLAQVRPTELSFVPRVWDMLFGAFQSEVDRRSLGGSADPAALAAQVKAELRENLLGGRSVVALTGSAPISDEMKAWVESMLQDVHLVEGYGSTEAGMVLIDGQIQRPAVIDYKLVDVPDLGYFLTDRPHPRGELLVKTQSMFPGYYKRPQVTADVFDPDGFYRTGDVMAQVGPDEFVYLDRRNNVVKLSQGEFVTVSKLEPLFGDSPLVRQVYVYGNSARAYLLAVIVPTEEALSRFEDAELKARISQSLQDIAKTAGLQSYEIPRDFIIETTPWTLENGLLTGIRKLARPQLKKHYGERLEQLYADLADGQANELRALRQAGAQAPVLQTVCRAAGALLGSAAGDAQPVDHFTDLGGDSLSALSFANLLHEIFGVEVPVGVIVSPASDLQALAAYIEAGRHGARRPTFASVHGRDATEVHASDLTLDKFIDAATLAGAASLPGPSAQVRTVLLTGATGFLGRYLALEWLQRMDLVDGTLICLVRAKSNEDARARVDKVFDGGDPDLLAHYRELAADHLEVLAGDKGEAGLGLDRQTWQRLADTVDLIVDPAALVNHVLPYGQLFGPNALGTAELIRLALTSKQKPYTYTSTIAVGEQIAPGKFTEDADIRVVSHTRTIDESYANGYATSKWAGEVLLREAHDLCGLPVAVFRCDMILADTTWAGQLNVPDMFTRMILSLVATGIAPASFYQLGADGNRQRAHYDGLPVEFIAEAVSTLGAQSGDGFATYHVMNPYDDGIGFDEFVDWLVCAGCSIQRIGDYGEWLRRFETALRALPERQRHASSLPLLHNYRQPQQPVCGSAAPADRFRAAVQEAKIGPDKDIPHISAAIITKYVSDLRLLGLL; encoded by the coding sequence ATGTCGACAATCACCCGTGAAGAGCGGCTCGCCCGCCGCATCGAGGACCTCTACGCCAACGACCCGCAGTTCGCCGCCGCCAAGCCCGACCCGGCCGTCGCCGAAGCGGTCGAGCAACCCGGCACGCGACTGCGCCAAATCATCCACACCGTGATGGAGGGCTACGCCGATCGGCCGGCGCTCGGCCAGCGCGCGGTCCAGCTCGTCACCGACCCGGGCACCGGCCGCACCACGCTGGCGCCGCTGCCGGGCTTCGACACCATCACCTACCGCGAGCTGGCCGACCGCGTCCGGGAGTTGGCAACCGCGCTGTCCGAGGGGGTGCGGCCCGGCGACCGGGTTTGCGTGCTGGGGTTCACCGGCGTCGACTACACCACCGTCGACTTGGCGCTGGTCGAGCTGGGCGCGGTGTCGGTTCCGCTGCAGACCAGCGCGGCCGCCGCCCAGCTGCGGCCCATCGTCGCCGAGACCGAGCCAACGTTGATCGCCGCCAGCATCGGCAACCTCGCCGACGCCGTCGAGTTGGTGCTGGCCGGTCACCCGCCCGCGCGGTTGGTCGTGTTCGACTACCACCCCGAGGTCGACGAGCAGCGTGAGGCCGTCGAGTCGGCCCGCGCGCGCTTGGCCGACAGCCCGGTGATCGTCGAGGCCCTTGCCGACGTGATCGAGCGCGGCAGGGCGATGCCCGCTGAGCCGGCCGTCGCGGCCGACCCAGCCGCCAACGCGCTGTCCCTGCTGATCTACACCTCCGGTAGCACCGGCGCACCTAAGGGCGCCATGTACCCCGAGAGCAAGGTAATCAATTTCTGGCGCAAGTCCAGCGCCTGGTTCGACGGCGGCGACGAGCCGTCGATCACGCTCAACTTCATGCCGATGAGCCACATCATGGGCCGCCAGGTCTTGTACGGAACGCTCGGCAACGGCGGCACCGCCTACTTCGCTGCCAAGAGCGACCTCTCGACGCTGTTCGAGGACCTCGCGCAGGTGCGCCCCACCGAGCTGAGCTTCGTGCCGCGCGTCTGGGACATGCTGTTCGGCGCGTTCCAGAGCGAGGTCGACCGGCGATCGCTCGGTGGCTCAGCCGATCCAGCGGCGCTCGCAGCGCAGGTCAAGGCCGAGCTGCGAGAGAACCTGCTCGGCGGACGGTCCGTGGTGGCGTTGACCGGATCCGCGCCGATCTCCGACGAGATGAAGGCGTGGGTCGAATCCATGCTGCAGGACGTGCATTTGGTGGAGGGCTACGGGTCCACCGAGGCCGGCATGGTCTTGATTGACGGCCAGATCCAGCGCCCCGCCGTGATCGACTACAAGTTGGTCGACGTGCCCGACCTGGGCTACTTCCTGACCGACCGGCCTCATCCGCGTGGCGAACTGCTGGTCAAGACGCAGAGCATGTTCCCCGGTTACTACAAGCGGCCGCAAGTCACCGCCGACGTGTTCGACCCCGACGGCTTCTACCGCACCGGCGACGTGATGGCCCAGGTCGGCCCCGACGAGTTCGTCTACCTCGACCGCCGCAACAACGTGGTCAAGCTGTCCCAGGGCGAGTTCGTCACCGTGTCGAAGCTCGAACCGTTGTTCGGCGACAGCCCGCTGGTTCGGCAGGTCTACGTGTACGGCAACAGCGCCCGGGCGTATTTGCTCGCGGTGATCGTCCCCACCGAGGAGGCGCTCTCTCGCTTCGAGGATGCGGAGCTGAAGGCGCGGATCAGCCAGTCCCTGCAGGACATCGCCAAGACGGCCGGGCTGCAGTCCTACGAGATCCCGCGCGACTTCATCATCGAGACGACGCCGTGGACGCTGGAGAACGGCCTGCTCACCGGCATCCGCAAGCTGGCGCGGCCGCAGCTGAAGAAACACTACGGCGAGCGGCTGGAGCAGCTCTACGCCGACCTGGCCGATGGCCAGGCCAACGAGCTGCGCGCGCTGCGGCAGGCCGGCGCCCAGGCGCCGGTGCTGCAGACCGTGTGTCGCGCCGCGGGCGCGCTGCTGGGCAGCGCGGCCGGCGACGCGCAGCCGGTGGATCACTTCACCGACCTGGGCGGCGACTCGCTTTCGGCGCTGTCCTTCGCCAACCTGCTGCACGAGATCTTCGGCGTCGAGGTGCCGGTCGGCGTCATCGTCAGCCCGGCCAGCGACCTGCAGGCCCTGGCCGCCTACATCGAGGCCGGGCGCCACGGTGCTCGGCGACCTACCTTCGCGTCGGTGCACGGCCGCGACGCGACCGAGGTGCACGCCAGTGACCTCACGCTGGACAAGTTCATCGACGCCGCCACCTTGGCCGGGGCCGCGAGCCTGCCCGGCCCCAGCGCCCAGGTGCGGACCGTGCTGCTGACCGGCGCCACCGGCTTTTTGGGTCGCTACCTGGCCCTGGAATGGCTGCAGCGGATGGATCTGGTCGACGGCACGCTGATCTGCCTGGTGCGGGCGAAATCCAACGAGGACGCTCGGGCCCGGGTGGACAAGGTCTTCGATGGTGGCGACCCCGACCTGCTGGCGCACTACCGGGAGCTGGCCGCCGATCACCTGGAGGTGCTCGCCGGGGACAAGGGCGAGGCCGGCCTCGGGCTGGACCGGCAGACCTGGCAGCGGCTGGCCGACACCGTCGACCTGATCGTCGACCCCGCCGCCCTGGTCAACCACGTGCTGCCCTACGGCCAGCTGTTCGGCCCCAACGCGCTGGGCACCGCCGAGCTGATCCGGCTGGCGCTGACCAGCAAGCAGAAGCCGTACACCTACACCTCGACGATCGCCGTGGGCGAGCAGATCGCGCCGGGGAAGTTCACCGAGGACGCCGACATCCGGGTCGTCAGTCACACCCGCACGATCGACGAGAGCTACGCCAACGGCTACGCCACCAGCAAGTGGGCCGGCGAGGTGCTGCTGCGTGAGGCGCACGACCTGTGCGGCCTGCCGGTCGCGGTGTTCCGCTGCGACATGATCCTGGCCGACACCACCTGGGCCGGTCAGCTCAACGTGCCGGACATGTTCACCCGGATGATCCTGAGCCTGGTGGCCACCGGCATCGCGCCCGCCTCGTTCTACCAGCTGGGCGCCGACGGCAACCGGCAACGCGCCCACTACGACGGCCTGCCCGTCGAGTTCATCGCCGAGGCGGTTTCCACGTTGGGTGCACAAAGCGGCGACGGCTTTGCCACCTACCACGTGATGAACCCCTACGACGACGGCATCGGGTTCGACGAATTCGTCGACTGGCTGGTCTGCGCGGGCTGTTCGATACAGCGGATCGGCGACTACGGCGAATGGCTGCGGCGCTTCGAGACCGCCCTGCGCGCCCTGCCGGAACGGCAACGCCACGCCTCGTCGCTGCCGCTGCTGCACAACTACCGGCAACCGCAGCAGCCGGTGTGCGGGTCCGCCGCGCCCGCGGACCGGTTCCGCGCGGCGGTCCAGGAGGCGAAAATCGGTCCGGACAAAGACATTCCGCACATCTCGGCGGCGATCATCACCAAGTACGTCAGCGACCTGCGGCTGCTCGGACTGCTCTGA
- the ruvA gene encoding Holliday junction branch migration protein RuvA: MIASVRGEVLEVALDHVVIEAAGVGYRVNATPSTLATLRQGTEARLITAMIVREDSMTLYGFPDGETRDLFLTLLSVSGVGPRLAMATLAVHDAAALRQALADGDVAALTRVPGIGKRGAERMVLELRDKVGPTAASAGAPAVNGHAVRSPVVEALVGLGFAAKQAEEATDKVLAGDKDVSTSSALRAALSLLGKAR; encoded by the coding sequence ATGATCGCCTCGGTCCGCGGCGAGGTGCTCGAGGTGGCGCTCGATCACGTGGTGATCGAGGCCGCCGGTGTCGGCTACCGGGTGAATGCGACGCCGTCGACGCTGGCGACGCTGCGGCAGGGGACCGAGGCGCGCCTCATCACCGCGATGATCGTGCGCGAGGATTCGATGACGTTGTATGGCTTCCCCGACGGGGAGACCCGCGACCTGTTCCTGACGCTGCTGTCGGTCTCGGGCGTGGGCCCCCGGCTGGCGATGGCGACCCTGGCGGTCCACGACGCCGCGGCGCTGCGCCAGGCGCTGGCCGACGGCGACGTCGCCGCCCTGACCCGGGTGCCCGGCATCGGCAAACGCGGTGCCGAGCGCATGGTGCTGGAGCTGCGGGACAAGGTGGGACCAACCGCGGCGTCCGCCGGGGCGCCCGCGGTCAACGGCCACGCCGTGCGCAGCCCGGTGGTCGAGGCCCTCGTCGGCCTCGGATTTGCGGCCAAGCAGGCCGAGGAGGCCACCGATAAGGTGCTGGCCGGGGATAAGGACGTGTCGACGTCGAGTGCCCTGCGCGCCGCGCTGTCGCTGCTGGGCAAGGCCCGATGA
- a CDS encoding DUF350 domain-containing protein: MYLALDFGTVNLDPIVHGVVAVILYFLVGVVVLIAGFLMVDVLTPGNLRRLVFIDRRPNAVVLASAMYVALAIVIITAIASSYSQLGQGLLGVAVYGSVGVLMQGAALLILEIAVPGRFRDHVNEPRLHPGAFATATMLVAIAGVIAAAIS; encoded by the coding sequence GTGTACCTCGCCCTCGATTTCGGCACCGTCAACCTCGACCCGATCGTCCATGGCGTCGTCGCCGTCATCCTGTACTTCCTGGTCGGGGTCGTCGTCCTGATCGCCGGCTTCCTGATGGTCGACGTGCTCACCCCGGGAAATCTGCGCCGGCTGGTCTTCATCGACCGGCGCCCGAACGCCGTCGTCCTCGCCTCGGCGATGTATGTCGCGCTCGCGATCGTCATCATCACCGCGATCGCCAGCAGCTACAGCCAGCTCGGGCAGGGACTCCTCGGCGTGGCCGTATACGGAAGCGTCGGCGTCCTCATGCAGGGGGCGGCACTGCTCATCCTGGAAATCGCGGTGCCGGGCCGCTTCCGGGACCACGTCAACGAACCGCGGCTGCATCCCGGCGCGTTCGCCACCGCCACCATGCTGGTGGCCATCGCGGGAGTGATCGCCGCGGCCATCTCATGA
- a CDS encoding DUF2617 family protein — translation MPLHQLTVAPADVSGARLGLALNAPEPQPLAGHRLRHPGGGVLLLGVLGASHVVTVEHTAGRFSEQVSCTDGVHLPAHTDAPGYHLESRTDTHDEATFRRLARDLRERCAAETGWLGGTFPGDDAALTALAAEPDGSGWRWWTWHLYPAPSGSGGTVVHTASRWHP, via the coding sequence GTGCCGCTTCACCAGCTCACCGTGGCGCCGGCGGACGTGTCCGGAGCACGGCTTGGGCTCGCGCTCAACGCGCCCGAACCGCAGCCACTGGCCGGCCACCGGCTGCGCCACCCCGGCGGCGGTGTGCTGCTGCTCGGCGTCCTCGGCGCCTCACATGTCGTCACCGTCGAGCACACCGCCGGGCGCTTCTCCGAGCAGGTGTCTTGTACCGACGGAGTCCACCTACCCGCGCACACCGACGCCCCCGGCTACCACCTCGAGTCCCGGACCGACACGCACGACGAGGCGACGTTCCGCCGGCTCGCCCGTGATCTTCGGGAACGTTGCGCGGCCGAAACCGGGTGGCTGGGCGGGACGTTTCCCGGCGATGACGCCGCGCTCACCGCGCTCGCCGCCGAGCCCGACGGCTCGGGCTGGCGCTGGTGGACCTGGCACCTATATCCGGCCCCTTCCGGCTCCGGCGGGACCGTGGTCCACACGGCCAGCCGGTGGCATCCATGA
- the ruvB gene encoding Holliday junction branch migration DNA helicase RuvB: MSDDVSDRDVSPALTVGEGDVDVSLRPRSLREFIGQPRVREQLQLVIEGAKNRGGTPDHILLSGPPGLGKTSLAMIIAAELGSSLRVTSGPALERAGDLAAMLSNLVDHDVLFIDEIHRIARPAEEMLYLAMEDFRVDVVVGKGPGATSIPLEVAPFTLVGATTRSGALTGPLRDRFGFTAHMDFYEPAELERVLARSAGILGIELGAEAGAEIARRSRGTPRIANRLLRRVRDFAEVRADGVITRDVAKSALEVYDVDELGLDRLDRAVLSALTRSFGGGPVGVSTLAVAVGEEAATVEEVCEPFLVRAGMVARTPRGRVATALAWTHLGMSPPAGASQPGLFD; this comes from the coding sequence ATGAGCGACGACGTGTCAGACCGCGACGTCTCGCCCGCGCTGACTGTCGGCGAGGGCGACGTCGACGTCAGCCTGCGGCCCCGCTCGTTGCGGGAGTTCATCGGCCAGCCGCGGGTCCGCGAGCAGCTGCAGCTGGTGATCGAGGGGGCCAAGAACCGGGGCGGGACGCCGGATCACATCCTGCTGTCCGGCCCGCCGGGGCTGGGCAAGACGTCGCTGGCGATGATCATCGCCGCCGAGCTGGGGTCGTCGCTGCGGGTGACGTCCGGGCCCGCGCTGGAACGCGCCGGCGACCTGGCCGCGATGCTGTCCAACCTGGTCGATCACGATGTGCTGTTTATCGACGAGATCCACCGCATCGCCCGGCCCGCCGAGGAGATGCTCTACCTGGCGATGGAGGACTTCCGGGTCGACGTGGTGGTCGGCAAGGGTCCGGGGGCGACGTCGATTCCGCTGGAGGTCGCGCCGTTCACCCTGGTGGGGGCGACCACCCGGTCGGGCGCGTTGACCGGTCCGCTGCGCGACCGGTTCGGCTTCACCGCGCATATGGACTTCTACGAGCCCGCCGAGCTGGAGCGGGTGCTGGCGCGCTCGGCCGGAATATTGGGCATCGAGCTGGGCGCCGAGGCCGGCGCCGAGATCGCGCGCCGCTCGCGGGGAACGCCGCGGATCGCCAACCGGCTGCTGCGCCGGGTTCGGGACTTCGCCGAGGTGCGCGCCGACGGCGTCATCACCCGCGACGTCGCCAAGTCCGCGCTGGAGGTCTACGACGTCGACGAGCTGGGCCTGGACCGCCTGGACCGGGCGGTGTTGTCGGCGCTGACCCGCAGCTTCGGCGGCGGGCCCGTCGGGGTGTCGACGCTGGCGGTGGCGGTGGGGGAGGAGGCCGCGACCGTGGAGGAGGTGTGCGAGCCGTTCTTGGTGCGCGCCGGCATGGTCGCCCGTACGCCGCGCGGGCGAGTGGCCACCGCGCTGGCCTGGACCCACCTGGGCATGAGCCCGCCGGCCGGGGCGAGTCAACCGGGCCTCTTCGACTAG